The Virgibacillus sp. MSP4-1 genome has a segment encoding these proteins:
- a CDS encoding MOSC domain-containing protein, whose amino-acid sequence MKHKIFPLKSINVGRIETLHYGEKTLKTAMRKRPITEPAYVSKTGFLEDQQEFKGHGGTEKALCLYPTEHYTYWQDILEGVENHTALFGENLSSTGITEDNTHIGDIFQLGEAVIQVTEPRTPCHKIATRYNVPDLARQMRDQGNTGFLFRVLEEGYVRPGDALYLKERDANQVSVSFVNHVKFFDPKNQEKIAEVLAVDALSKTLRKSLEKRIANKFL is encoded by the coding sequence ATGAAACATAAAATCTTTCCCCTTAAATCCATCAATGTTGGAAGAATCGAAACGCTGCATTATGGGGAAAAAACGTTGAAGACAGCGATGCGCAAACGTCCCATCACGGAACCCGCTTATGTCAGTAAGACGGGCTTTCTTGAAGATCAGCAGGAATTTAAAGGACATGGAGGTACAGAAAAAGCTCTCTGCTTATATCCAACTGAGCATTATACATACTGGCAGGACATTTTAGAGGGTGTTGAAAACCATACCGCCTTATTCGGGGAAAATCTCAGTTCAACAGGAATAACCGAGGACAACACCCATATAGGGGATATTTTTCAATTGGGAGAAGCCGTCATTCAGGTGACAGAGCCACGCACCCCTTGCCATAAAATTGCCACCCGCTATAATGTTCCGGATTTAGCCAGGCAAATGAGAGATCAGGGGAACACAGGATTTTTATTCCGGGTTCTTGAGGAAGGATACGTAAGGCCTGGTGATGCCTTATATCTAAAAGAACGAGACGCAAATCAAGTTTCTGTATCCTTTGTGAACCATGTGAAATTTTTTGACCCCAAAAATCAGGAAAAAATAGCAGAAGTTTTGGCTGTAGATGCGCTATCCAAAACTTTACGCAAGTCACTGGAAAAACGGATAGCCAATAAATTTCTTTAA
- a CDS encoding LLM class flavin-dependent oxidoreductase: protein MSIKLSVLDQSPLLPGATARDALKQTTELAQWTDKLGYHRFWVSEHHSTKMLAGSAPEILITHLAAHTKHIRVGTGGVLLPHYSAYKVAEVFRVLESLYPGRIDLGVGRAPGGMPGVNYALNKGKYPNVKEYPQQVQELMNYIRGEKHPTYQVSATPLGETAPPIWMLGSSTNSASLSAQLGTSYTFAQFINGDGGIDAMKDYYEHFQPSAQQKEPQGSVAIFVVCAKTEEEAEYLASTLDLQLLRVENGDFRHEYPDPEEASDYPYTPFELERVRHNRKRMIVGNPQQVKGKLEQLAQIYGVEEIIINTIATSAEKRFESYKLIMEAFQEEN, encoded by the coding sequence ATGTCGATAAAATTAAGTGTATTGGACCAATCACCACTATTACCCGGTGCAACTGCCCGGGATGCCCTCAAGCAGACAACCGAGCTTGCCCAATGGACAGACAAACTTGGTTATCACCGTTTTTGGGTATCGGAGCATCACAGTACAAAAATGCTTGCCGGTTCAGCACCGGAAATTCTTATTACTCATTTAGCGGCTCATACGAAACATATACGTGTAGGTACAGGCGGCGTACTCCTTCCCCATTACAGTGCTTATAAAGTTGCAGAGGTTTTTCGTGTTCTCGAATCGTTATACCCTGGACGAATTGACCTGGGCGTGGGCAGAGCTCCGGGTGGGATGCCTGGCGTAAATTACGCTTTAAATAAAGGAAAATATCCGAATGTCAAAGAATATCCTCAGCAAGTGCAGGAATTAATGAATTATATACGGGGAGAAAAGCACCCGACCTATCAAGTATCTGCTACACCGCTTGGGGAGACAGCCCCGCCTATTTGGATGCTTGGCTCCAGTACCAATAGTGCATCCCTTTCTGCACAGTTAGGAACATCCTACACGTTTGCACAGTTTATCAATGGGGACGGTGGCATCGATGCTATGAAAGATTACTATGAACACTTCCAGCCATCCGCCCAGCAGAAAGAACCACAGGGAAGTGTAGCGATTTTTGTCGTCTGTGCCAAAACAGAAGAGGAAGCTGAATACCTTGCCAGCACCCTTGATTTACAGCTGCTACGCGTGGAAAATGGGGATTTCCGTCATGAATATCCTGATCCTGAGGAAGCCTCTGACTATCCATATACTCCATTTGAATTAGAGAGGGTTCGCCACAATCGAAAACGAATGATCGTCGGGAATCCTCAGCAAGTGAAAGGCAAACTTGAACAACTGGCTCAGATATATGGTGTTGAGGAAATCATCATAAATACCATTGCCACTTCCGCCGAAAAACGTTTCGAATCCTACAAACTAATTATGGAGGCTTTTCAAGAGGAAAATTAA
- a CDS encoding ABC transporter ATP-binding protein, with protein MENVLEVKDLMLTIQKETIIKGISFRVPNQKIVALIGHNGAGKSTTMKAIMGWHEKGAGEILLQGASQDEDFLYFKTLFSYIPEEPVLMPELTVFQHFQLYGASYQIEEKKLKERVNDYTRAFEIQDKLHEFPEALSKGMRQKVQTICALLPDVPLLFIDEPFMGLDIYASEFLTNELKRRNREGMSILLTTHQMEKVTDLCDEYVLLDNGYILEAGNIEEFNGLTRREADE; from the coding sequence ATGGAAAATGTCTTGGAAGTAAAGGACTTAATGCTGACGATTCAAAAGGAAACGATTATAAAAGGTATTAGCTTTCGCGTTCCTAATCAAAAAATTGTAGCGCTTATCGGTCATAATGGAGCGGGAAAATCCACGACCATGAAGGCGATTATGGGCTGGCATGAAAAAGGAGCGGGAGAGATTTTGCTTCAGGGTGCATCCCAGGATGAAGATTTTCTTTATTTTAAAACCCTTTTCTCCTATATCCCCGAGGAGCCCGTCCTGATGCCGGAATTAACGGTATTTCAGCACTTCCAGCTATATGGAGCCAGCTATCAGATTGAGGAAAAGAAACTCAAAGAACGGGTGAACGATTATACAAGGGCATTTGAAATTCAGGATAAGCTGCATGAATTTCCTGAAGCGCTGTCCAAAGGGATGCGTCAGAAGGTCCAGACCATTTGTGCATTGCTTCCGGATGTTCCCTTGCTATTCATTGATGAACCGTTTATGGGACTGGACATTTATGCTTCGGAGTTTCTGACAAATGAGCTGAAAAGAAGAAACCGGGAAGGAATGTCCATTCTTTTAACCACACATCAGATGGAAAAGGTGACGGACCTTTGTGATGAATATGTCTTACTTGATAATGGATATATTCTTGAAGCAGGCAATATTGAGGAATTTAACGGTTTAACAAGGAGAGAAGCAGATGAGTAG
- a CDS encoding VOC family protein, protein MSNGLRRTVHAVFVHVRDLKRAAGWYSRLLELPYQEETVQSPVYNMPLKEGVYLTLDDHSFDPHFEFSPSKLPAFNFFSHDLYATYEWVKQEGIEIERELERHGDFGWFHICDPDENVIMICGDIVTE, encoded by the coding sequence ATGTCGAATGGCTTGAGACGGACTGTTCATGCTGTGTTTGTTCATGTCAGAGATTTAAAAAGGGCAGCAGGATGGTACAGCCGGCTGTTGGAACTTCCATATCAGGAGGAAACCGTTCAATCCCCGGTTTATAATATGCCGTTAAAGGAAGGGGTTTACCTGACTCTGGATGACCATAGCTTTGATCCCCACTTTGAATTCAGTCCATCTAAGCTTCCTGCGTTTAACTTTTTCTCACACGATCTTTATGCGACGTATGAGTGGGTAAAGCAGGAAGGAATAGAGATAGAACGTGAACTGGAAAGGCATGGGGATTTTGGTTGGTTTCATATCTGTGATCCGGACGAAAATGTCATCATGATTTGCGGAGATATTGTTACGGAATAA
- a CDS encoding bifunctional 2-polyprenyl-6-hydroxyphenol methylase/3-demethylubiquinol 3-O-methyltransferase UbiG, producing the protein MLQDTGERVIPDYMDSTNMLLLEHIARYQFSLAYAKGRVLDLSCGSGYGTQFIAKRLKQDVDEVLGIDIDADVIKYAKGRYHHPKVSFQVNDAKNPNLPDQLGQFDTITSFETLEHIAEEDSLLNNYYELLKPGGTLLVSTPFGKGRGKECGSPFHVHQLTPSEFRELFSDYRQCSFFYQNGVLIEPHPGQENVHYPLGIAVCKK; encoded by the coding sequence ATGCTACAGGACACAGGAGAACGTGTGATACCAGATTACATGGACTCGACGAATATGCTGTTACTTGAACATATTGCCCGTTACCAGTTTTCTTTAGCTTATGCTAAGGGACGAGTCTTAGATCTTTCGTGTGGTTCAGGATATGGAACTCAATTCATTGCGAAACGATTGAAACAAGATGTTGATGAGGTTTTGGGTATAGATATTGATGCGGATGTCATTAAGTATGCAAAGGGGAGGTATCATCATCCAAAGGTGAGTTTTCAAGTGAATGATGCAAAAAATCCGAATCTGCCGGATCAGCTGGGGCAGTTTGATACAATCACAAGTTTTGAAACATTGGAGCACATTGCTGAGGAGGATAGCCTGCTGAACAATTACTATGAATTATTAAAGCCCGGTGGAACACTCCTTGTTTCAACCCCATTTGGAAAAGGAAGAGGAAAAGAATGTGGTTCACCTTTCCACGTTCATCAGCTTACACCTTCCGAATTTCGCGAGCTGTTTTCGGACTATAGACAATGCTCCTTTTTCTATCAGAATGGTGTGCTTATTGAACCACATCCCGGCCAGGAAAACGTCCACTATCCTCTTGGTATTGCCGTGTGTAAAAAATAG
- a CDS encoding glutaredoxin family protein, which translates to MTQKEVLLYTSDNCDQGRKIKQLLNDWNIPFQEKNISENRSYLKELQADKVYATPATYINGERVLGYQKEKLARLIGQYNI; encoded by the coding sequence GTGACACAAAAGGAAGTGTTACTCTATACAAGTGACAATTGCGATCAAGGCCGGAAGATTAAGCAGTTGTTAAATGATTGGAATATTCCGTTCCAGGAGAAAAATATATCAGAAAATCGATCCTATTTAAAAGAGCTCCAGGCCGATAAGGTGTATGCAACGCCAGCAACTTATATCAATGGTGAACGGGTATTAGGTTATCAAAAAGAGAAATTAGCACGTCTTATTGGTCAATATAACATTTAA
- a CDS encoding YppG family protein — protein sequence MQRNWNQQPNPFQQMYPPQSQYSYQSPNYPKPNQGMNSPYESFQKPPMPIGQNSMPPNQMGGPYPKGANPFLQAFQDQNGQMDFDKVFSTVGQVVDTVHQVSPIVKQVGSFMKNFKG from the coding sequence ATGCAGCGGAATTGGAACCAGCAGCCTAATCCTTTTCAGCAAATGTACCCTCCACAGTCACAGTATTCTTATCAATCACCTAACTATCCAAAACCAAATCAGGGAATGAATTCTCCGTATGAATCTTTTCAAAAGCCTCCAATGCCTATAGGACAAAATTCAATGCCACCAAACCAAATGGGAGGGCCTTATCCAAAAGGAGCCAATCCATTTTTACAGGCCTTTCAGGATCAAAATGGCCAAATGGATTTTGATAAGGTGTTTTCAACCGTGGGGCAAGTCGTTGATACCGTCCATCAAGTATCCCCGATTGTAAAACAGGTAGGCTCCTTTATGAAAAACTTCAAAGGGTAA
- a CDS encoding DegV family protein: MDIQLMTDGGADIPATLKQKLSIDVVPLNIQINGERYKVSPDSEIENYYTLMEEADELPKSSAPSPQDFYEAYKQVDENKAILMLSISEGVSGTYQSAVMGKDMLLDEQPDRQIEIINTKTASCGIALLLHEAGKKLAQDVHFHDLVSHMKERVEKLSTLFVLRTLDNLIKGGRLDKVKGAIAKTLNIKLLLHATDEGTIDVAEKVRGNKKAMRRFIDQIGEHTKNFGTIALAHGNTKERANKVLTDIKEKYSFQESLIMDMGPLIATYAGQGGLVISFFRD, translated from the coding sequence ATGGATATCCAATTAATGACTGATGGCGGTGCTGATATTCCCGCTACTCTGAAGCAAAAATTAAGCATTGACGTTGTGCCTCTTAACATCCAGATTAATGGGGAAAGGTATAAGGTCAGCCCGGATTCTGAGATTGAAAATTACTACACCCTTATGGAGGAGGCTGATGAGCTGCCTAAATCATCAGCCCCAAGCCCTCAGGATTTCTATGAAGCCTATAAACAAGTGGATGAAAACAAAGCTATTTTAATGCTGTCGATTTCAGAAGGAGTTAGTGGAACCTATCAGAGTGCTGTCATGGGGAAAGACATGCTTCTGGATGAACAGCCGGACCGACAAATTGAAATCATTAACACCAAAACCGCCTCTTGTGGAATTGCCCTTTTACTGCATGAGGCCGGAAAGAAGCTGGCACAGGATGTTCACTTTCATGACTTAGTGAGCCATATGAAGGAACGTGTAGAGAAGCTGTCCACCTTATTTGTGCTGAGGACACTGGATAACCTTATTAAGGGAGGGCGTCTGGACAAAGTAAAAGGGGCCATCGCTAAAACACTGAACATTAAACTTCTGTTACACGCAACCGATGAAGGAACGATTGATGTAGCGGAAAAGGTCAGAGGGAATAAAAAGGCGATGAGGCGATTTATTGATCAGATCGGTGAGCATACAAAAAATTTCGGCACCATTGCCCTTGCACACGGGAATACCAAAGAACGAGCAAACAAAGTCCTTACAGATATCAAAGAAAAATACTCATTCCAGGAATCACTCATCATGGACATGGGCCCCCTAATCGCCACATACGCAGGCCAAGGCGGCCTCGTCATCTCATTTTTTAGAGATTGA
- a CDS encoding DMT family transporter produces MDKRGITPYIAVTVGVFSVSTAAVLVKMADQAPASIIANYRLLLAVLIMAPYILWKRRNEFSFIYAKDWGLSILAGIFLAFHFILWFESLNYTSVASSVVFVTLQPVFAFIGTYLFFHERFTYGAIISMLITIIGSVIISWGDLQISGLALFGDILALLGAVMVTGYFLVGQNVRKRAPLATYTFIVYGISSLTLVIYNLILQQPFFGYDLDHWLVFLALAIIPTFLGHSLFNWAIRWVSTSAITMGMLFEPVGASILAYFILGENVTWFQILGGSIVIFGLILFILSTSRVHTRAVEEK; encoded by the coding sequence ATGGACAAAAGAGGAATCACCCCATATATTGCAGTTACCGTTGGCGTATTTAGTGTTTCAACAGCTGCAGTTCTCGTCAAAATGGCCGATCAGGCTCCAGCTTCCATTATTGCAAACTACCGACTCCTGTTAGCTGTTCTCATTATGGCACCCTATATATTATGGAAGCGTCGTAATGAATTTTCCTTCATTTATGCAAAGGACTGGGGATTATCTATTCTTGCTGGTATTTTTTTAGCCTTTCATTTTATCCTTTGGTTTGAATCCTTAAATTACACGTCTGTCGCAAGCTCGGTTGTCTTTGTCACTTTACAGCCTGTCTTTGCTTTTATAGGGACCTATTTATTTTTTCACGAACGCTTTACTTATGGGGCTATAATCAGCATGCTGATCACCATTATCGGCAGCGTTATTATAAGCTGGGGCGACCTGCAAATAAGTGGGCTGGCCTTGTTTGGAGATATACTCGCACTGCTTGGAGCGGTGATGGTCACAGGTTACTTTTTAGTGGGACAGAATGTGAGAAAAAGAGCACCCCTGGCCACTTATACCTTCATTGTCTACGGGATAAGCTCGCTTACACTAGTGATTTATAACCTCATCCTGCAGCAGCCCTTTTTTGGCTATGACCTGGATCATTGGCTTGTATTTTTAGCCCTTGCGATCATACCCACATTTTTGGGTCATTCCTTATTTAATTGGGCCATTCGATGGGTAAGCACGTCAGCCATTACTATGGGGATGCTTTTTGAACCTGTTGGCGCATCGATTCTTGCTTATTTTATATTAGGAGAAAACGTAACCTGGTTCCAAATACTTGGTGGTTCGATTGTTATCTTTGGTTTAATACTGTTTATTCTTAGCACTTCCCGTGTGCATACGCGCGCAGTGGAAGAAAAATAG
- a CDS encoding rhomboid family intramembrane serine protease, with the protein MFIRTESFQEFLRFYPVVSVIVAINLGLWLFTEFLPIPLFDTIRYLGLGQNGLISAYNEYWRLLTAIFFHFGLMHAIFNSFSLVLFGPALERMLGKFKFILLYVLSGIIGNLATLWLASMNLTHAGASGAIFGLFGAYLFMVLFRKDLLDHQSTQIITVIMIIALIMTFLRANINIYAHIFGFIGGFALANILLSNVKRNYWV; encoded by the coding sequence ATGTTTATTCGTACGGAAAGTTTTCAGGAATTTCTTCGCTTTTATCCTGTTGTCAGTGTGATTGTTGCCATAAACCTTGGCTTGTGGCTATTCACAGAATTTTTGCCCATTCCTCTGTTTGATACAATCCGGTATCTTGGGCTGGGTCAGAACGGACTCATTTCTGCTTACAATGAATACTGGCGACTTTTAACAGCCATCTTCTTTCATTTTGGTCTTATGCACGCTATTTTCAATTCTTTTTCTCTCGTGTTATTCGGCCCGGCCTTGGAAAGAATGCTGGGTAAATTTAAATTTATTCTATTATATGTGCTCTCAGGTATAATCGGAAATCTGGCTACTCTCTGGTTAGCTTCTATGAATCTCACCCATGCCGGTGCTTCCGGGGCCATTTTCGGTTTGTTTGGTGCCTACTTATTTATGGTCCTGTTCAGAAAAGATCTACTGGATCATCAAAGCACCCAAATTATTACAGTCATCATGATTATTGCTCTTATTATGACATTCCTGAGGGCAAATATAAACATCTATGCACATATCTTCGGTTTCATTGGTGGCTTCGCATTAGCAAATATTCTCTTAAGCAATGTAAAAAGAAACTACTGGGTATAA
- the acpS gene encoding holo-ACP synthase, whose amino-acid sequence MIKGLGVDITEIDRIEQAIRKNHRFPERILSERELKLFHKLSSWRRKVEFAAGRFAAKEAYSKAKGTGIGTAYSFRDIEILPDPQGKPDVFIKGRQEANALVSISHSSEIVFAEVLIQEG is encoded by the coding sequence GTGATTAAAGGTCTGGGTGTCGATATAACTGAGATTGACAGAATTGAACAAGCGATAAGAAAAAATCACCGTTTTCCGGAAAGGATTCTGTCTGAAAGGGAATTAAAGCTATTTCATAAGCTTTCATCCTGGAGACGAAAAGTTGAATTTGCTGCGGGCAGGTTTGCGGCAAAGGAAGCTTATTCTAAAGCAAAGGGGACGGGGATTGGAACGGCGTATTCATTTCGTGATATTGAAATATTGCCTGATCCACAGGGAAAACCAGATGTCTTTATAAAAGGCCGTCAGGAAGCGAATGCTCTCGTATCCATCTCTCATAGCTCAGAAATTGTTTTTGCAGAAGTTTTGATTCAGGAAGGCTAG
- a CDS encoding outer membrane lipoprotein carrier protein LolA gives MKKKLLLFSLAVFLLIFMSACGEKSKEDVIGSLEDKMEEMSGYKAKAKMDLKTGEDVQSYEINIWHQKKDMYRVELNNPDSEKGNQIILKNKEGVFVLTPALNKSFKFQSEWPDNSSQPYLLGSLIQDVVSDQESEFKQTEKHYVFTTKTNYQSNNNLPYQEITFSKESLKPVMVKVMDKDYQSLVEISFSSFEFDPEFAEDDFDTQKNLTSSVMNVPAMASSEEEKPMEVLYPVNVPEGSSLAEEQKIEFENGIRVIQTYEGEKNFTLVQEKYDSYPTSITSPVNTDGSPVNLGATVGVMTDTSIEWSEGNTRFYLASQDLTRDEMIEVASSVEGKGIK, from the coding sequence ATGAAGAAAAAATTATTGCTCTTTAGCTTAGCTGTCTTTCTGCTCATTTTCATGTCTGCGTGTGGGGAAAAGTCCAAGGAGGATGTGATTGGTTCTCTGGAAGATAAAATGGAAGAAATGAGCGGGTACAAGGCAAAGGCTAAGATGGATTTGAAGACAGGGGAAGATGTACAAAGCTACGAGATTAATATTTGGCATCAAAAGAAGGATATGTACCGTGTGGAATTAAACAACCCGGACAGTGAAAAGGGGAATCAGATTATCCTGAAAAACAAAGAAGGGGTATTTGTTCTGACTCCTGCATTAAACAAAAGCTTTAAATTCCAGAGTGAGTGGCCGGATAACAGCAGTCAGCCGTACCTGTTGGGGTCATTAATTCAAGATGTGGTCAGTGATCAGGAATCTGAATTTAAACAGACTGAAAAACATTATGTATTTACGACTAAAACTAACTATCAAAGCAATAATAATCTTCCGTATCAGGAAATCACGTTCTCCAAGGAATCCTTAAAGCCGGTCATGGTAAAGGTGATGGATAAGGATTACCAGTCCTTAGTGGAGATTTCCTTCTCATCCTTTGAATTCGACCCTGAGTTTGCCGAGGATGATTTTGATACACAAAAGAATCTGACAAGCAGTGTCATGAATGTACCAGCCATGGCAAGTTCAGAAGAAGAGAAGCCAATGGAAGTTCTTTATCCAGTGAATGTGCCTGAGGGATCTTCACTGGCTGAAGAACAAAAGATAGAGTTTGAAAATGGCATAAGGGTCATTCAAACCTATGAAGGGGAGAAAAACTTCACGCTGGTCCAGGAGAAGTATGATTCCTATCCGACAAGCATTACTTCTCCGGTCAATACCGATGGAAGCCCCGTTAATCTGGGTGCAACTGTCGGAGTTATGACAGATACCTCTATTGAATGGAGTGAAGGAAATACCCGGTTCTACTTAGCCAGCCAAGATCTGACTCGGGATGAAATGATTGAAGTTGCTTCCTCTGTCGAAGGAAAAGGTATCAAGTAA
- the alr gene encoding alanine racemase has protein sequence MSLQPFYRDSWCEVNLDAIQYNIRQLKHVLAEDTKIFAVVKGNAYGHGDIQVANAALEEGVFGLAVTLLDEALKLRQAGIEAPILVMSWVRPEDVRLAADHDIAVTVFQKEWVEQARDHLHGRTLSVHVKIDTGMGRVGIRTEEEMKELVHVLHDSRFQITGAFTHFATADEEDEFYYQKQQLRFSACIDMLKSSVKDDSMVVHSGNSAASMRYPEDMFDGVRFGISMYGLYPSPYVKQIKPIDLQPAFSLHSKLIHVKKVPAGEGISYGKTYQTEEEEWIGTVPIGYADGWIRKLNKQYVIINGKKMPIVGRICMDQFMVKLDGPYEVGEKVTLIGKQEEEEVTIDEVAETLETINYEIPCTISYRVPRVYFHNQKLTDVDNKLYSEKICLK, from the coding sequence TTGTCATTACAGCCTTTTTACCGTGATTCCTGGTGTGAGGTTAACTTGGATGCGATTCAATATAATATTCGACAATTAAAACATGTTTTGGCAGAGGATACAAAAATATTCGCTGTTGTGAAGGGAAATGCTTATGGTCACGGTGATATTCAGGTGGCAAATGCAGCACTGGAGGAAGGTGTATTTGGACTTGCTGTGACCTTACTGGACGAAGCGTTAAAATTACGTCAGGCTGGGATAGAAGCCCCTATTCTCGTTATGAGTTGGGTACGGCCGGAAGATGTCAGGCTTGCGGCTGATCATGATATAGCGGTGACGGTCTTTCAGAAGGAGTGGGTGGAGCAGGCAAGGGATCATCTTCATGGACGGACCCTTTCTGTTCATGTCAAAATCGACACCGGAATGGGACGCGTAGGGATTCGTACGGAAGAAGAAATGAAGGAATTGGTGCACGTTCTCCATGATTCGCGTTTTCAAATAACGGGTGCTTTTACCCATTTTGCTACTGCAGATGAAGAGGATGAATTCTATTATCAGAAACAGCAATTACGGTTCTCGGCATGTATCGACATGCTGAAATCCTCGGTTAAAGATGATTCGATGGTGGTTCATTCCGGAAACAGTGCGGCTAGTATGCGTTATCCCGAAGATATGTTTGATGGGGTCCGGTTCGGAATCAGCATGTATGGTCTTTACCCGTCTCCATATGTGAAGCAGATAAAACCCATCGATTTGCAGCCCGCATTTTCCCTACACAGTAAACTGATTCACGTCAAAAAGGTGCCTGCAGGGGAAGGAATCAGTTATGGAAAAACCTATCAGACAGAAGAGGAAGAGTGGATTGGTACGGTACCAATCGGATATGCAGATGGATGGATACGAAAGTTGAACAAACAGTATGTGATTATTAATGGCAAAAAAATGCCGATTGTGGGAAGGATTTGTATGGATCAATTTATGGTTAAGCTCGATGGTCCTTATGAAGTAGGTGAAAAGGTGACGCTGATCGGAAAGCAGGAGGAGGAAGAGGTCACTATAGATGAGGTTGCTGAAACCTTGGAGACCATTAACTATGAAATTCCCTGTACAATCAGTTATCGGGTTCCACGAGTCTACTTTCACAATCAGAAACTTACAGATGTGGATAACAAATTGTATTCCGAAAAAATCTGTTTAAAATAA
- a CDS encoding type II toxin-antitoxin system PemK/MazF family toxin yields MMVKRGDVFFADLSPVVGSEQGGVRPVLVIQNDIGNRFSPTCIVAAITAQIQKAKLPTHVEIDAKKYGFERDSVILLEQIRTIDKQRLTDKITQLDETLMKRVDEALQISLGLIDF; encoded by the coding sequence TTGATGGTAAAAAGAGGCGACGTCTTTTTTGCGGATCTATCTCCTGTCGTTGGGTCGGAACAAGGTGGCGTTCGCCCAGTATTAGTCATTCAAAATGATATAGGTAACCGTTTTAGTCCAACTTGTATTGTTGCTGCTATTACCGCGCAAATACAGAAAGCTAAATTACCGACCCATGTTGAAATTGATGCTAAAAAGTACGGGTTTGAGCGTGATTCGGTAATCTTACTGGAACAAATTCGCACCATCGATAAACAACGGCTAACGGACAAAATTACACAACTGGACGAGACTCTCATGAAGCGTGTGGATGAAGCATTACAAATCAGTCTCGGACTTATAGACTTTTAA
- a CDS encoding RsbT co-antagonist protein RsbRA, with the protein MDKLLREIVLENSDEIVKKWLEEIERKQVRDYSASISEELFESTNREFVNVIFSSVEKEGLLGDLHNFSERLIQLGWPLSYLTEGMQAFRRVTVNFILERSEEVDSKQFAEILESVDQWIDPIVNFLVTEYSGNWENTVSIQRMALQELSAPLIPVMEGITVMPLVGTIDTERAKLIMENLLDGVIKHDAEVVLIDITGVPVVDTMVAHHIIQAAEAVRLIGASCILVGIRPEIAQTIVNLGIDLSNFPTKSSLQKGFRSALEITGRRVVDVGKEDDIEDILDSLGKE; encoded by the coding sequence TTGGATAAACTTCTAAGAGAAATAGTATTGGAAAATAGCGATGAAATTGTTAAAAAGTGGCTGGAGGAAATCGAGCGTAAACAAGTACGTGATTACTCCGCTTCTATTTCCGAGGAGCTGTTTGAAAGCACCAACCGGGAATTTGTGAACGTTATTTTTTCAAGTGTGGAAAAGGAAGGACTGCTGGGAGACTTACATAATTTTTCGGAGCGGTTAATTCAGTTAGGATGGCCTTTAAGCTATCTTACCGAGGGGATGCAGGCATTTCGCAGAGTAACCGTAAATTTCATTCTGGAGAGAAGTGAGGAGGTTGACTCGAAACAGTTCGCTGAGATTCTTGAGAGTGTCGATCAATGGATTGATCCAATTGTAAACTTCCTTGTTACGGAATACTCGGGTAACTGGGAAAATACCGTATCGATTCAAAGGATGGCCCTGCAGGAGTTATCTGCACCTCTGATTCCGGTTATGGAAGGAATTACAGTCATGCCGCTGGTGGGTACAATCGATACCGAACGGGCTAAGCTTATTATGGAAAATCTCCTGGATGGTGTCATTAAACATGATGCAGAGGTCGTATTAATTGATATTACAGGTGTACCTGTGGTCGATACAATGGTTGCTCATCATATCATTCAGGCTGCAGAGGCTGTTCGGCTTATTGGGGCATCCTGCATATTAGTAGGAATTCGTCCGGAAATTGCCCAGACAATTGTTAATCTGGGTATTGATCTATCAAACTTCCCGACAAAGAGTTCCCTGCAGAAAGGGTTCAGGTCAGCGCTGGAGATCACTGGACGCCGGGTTGTAGATGTAGGCAAAGAAGATGACATAGAGGACATTCTGGATTCTTTAGGTAAGGAGTGA